A genomic region of Thermodesulfobium narugense DSM 14796 contains the following coding sequences:
- the rpsU gene encoding 30S ribosomal protein S21 produces the protein MPEIRINKDESIDSALKRFNKVVQQEGILSEVRKREFYESPSVKKKKKRAEAAKKRKKR, from the coding sequence TTGCCAGAAATTCGTATTAACAAAGATGAATCAATAGACAGTGCTCTAAAACGATTTAACAAAGTGGTTCAGCAGGAAGGGATTCTTTCTGAAGTTAGAAAGAGAGAATTCTACGAAAGTCCTAGTGTAAAGAAAAAGAAGAAGAGGGCTGAGGCAGCAAAAAAAAGAAAAAAAAGATAA
- a CDS encoding histidine triad nucleotide-binding protein yields the protein MFLGGLYLDNCVFCLIAEKKLNSKIIYEDDISLAFLDIHPVAPFHALVIPKKHIRSLSDVEDFSLVSHLLYVCNLVAQREGLTKGYRVVTNVGDDGGQTIFHLHFHVIGGRPMNWPPG from the coding sequence ATTTTCTTAGGAGGTCTTTATCTGGATAATTGTGTTTTTTGTCTTATTGCTGAAAAGAAACTTAATTCTAAGATAATTTATGAAGATGATATCTCTTTAGCTTTTTTGGATATACATCCTGTGGCGCCTTTTCATGCTCTTGTAATACCAAAAAAGCATATAAGGAGCTTAAGTGATGTTGAGGATTTCAGTCTGGTTTCTCATTTATTATATGTATGCAATTTGGTTGCTCAAAGAGAAGGACTGACAAAGGGGTATAGAGTTGTAACAAACGTTGGAGATGATGGAGGTCAGACCATATTTCATCTTCATTTTCATGTGATAGGCGGTAGGCCTATGAATTGGCCACCGGGATGA
- a CDS encoding glycosyltransferase family 9 protein — translation MPLKEKTKILVIFGYPGIGDILLASPVLRALYNYYNEVEFTLFVRKISSLSSVFNIIPHCEKVVFYDKNIEHKSNLSFFRLCMSLRKEKFDLAVVLHHSPRNSIVSFLSGAKNRIGFDYGINKIFLTKHITPNENQNIIYYYADILKTIGIKEFNPRPWIIKQNIKKVKNRIVFSIGSSWHRKEWPPENFAFLANMLCKAGHEIVLVGSDKDIEKANIIALNSAVTNMVNKTKNLLDLCKIIESSSLLICPDTASLHIARGLDTKTISLFGPTSPIIYGPLPEEELDHKVIYKNLPCSNRCIDKECPDNVCMKEITPDEVYKKAIEILSNQ, via the coding sequence ATGCCACTCAAAGAAAAAACAAAGATTCTTGTCATATTCGGATACCCTGGTATTGGTGATATATTACTAGCTTCACCGGTATTAAGAGCATTATACAATTATTACAATGAAGTAGAATTTACTCTTTTTGTAAGAAAAATCTCATCTCTTTCAAGCGTTTTCAATATCATTCCTCATTGTGAAAAAGTTGTTTTCTACGATAAAAATATAGAACACAAAAGTAATTTATCCTTTTTTAGGTTATGTATGTCCCTTAGGAAGGAAAAATTTGACCTTGCCGTAGTCTTGCATCATTCTCCAAGAAATTCTATAGTCTCTTTTCTTTCAGGCGCAAAAAATAGAATAGGATTTGATTACGGGATAAATAAGATCTTCTTAACCAAGCATATAACCCCGAACGAGAATCAAAATATTATTTACTATTATGCTGATATCTTGAAAACTATAGGAATAAAAGAGTTTAATCCAAGGCCATGGATTATAAAACAAAATATAAAAAAAGTGAAAAATAGAATAGTTTTTTCAATTGGCTCTAGCTGGCATCGTAAAGAATGGCCACCTGAAAATTTTGCTTTTCTGGCGAATATGCTCTGCAAAGCAGGTCACGAAATAGTTTTGGTAGGTTCAGACAAGGATATAGAAAAAGCAAATATTATTGCATTAAATTCAGCAGTTACTAATATGGTTAACAAGACAAAAAATCTTCTGGATCTTTGCAAGATTATTGAAAGTTCAAGCCTTCTAATTTGCCCCGATACAGCAAGCCTTCATATTGCTAGAGGACTTGACACAAAAACTATTAGTCTTTTTGGACCAACTTCGCCGATAATATATGGACCTCTTCCAGAAGAAGAATTAGATCACAAAGTAATATATAAAAACCTTCCTTGCTCTAATAGATGCATTGACAAAGAATGTCCAGACAACGTATGTATGAAAGAAATTACCCCTGATGAAGTTTATAAAAAAGCGATAGAAATTCTATCTAATCAGTAA